The Desmodus rotundus isolate HL8 chromosome 13, HLdesRot8A.1, whole genome shotgun sequence sequence CTTCTCATCACATTATAGCATCACGGTTGACACTTGTTGAGCGGAAGAAACATTCGGCCGTGTCAGGTTAAGACTTTATCAATCATTACCATGGTTGCGGAGGACCCCTTTGGGAGAACACTTCGGCGGAACTGGGTGATAAAGTACCAATAGGACATCACAACAGCTAGGGTGCTCTTGCATGGCGTCTGCAAGGGAGCGAAGGGGCTTGTCCCCGTTTCCCACAACTGAAGAGCCTTTCGAATAGTTGTCCTTCACGTGGAGATGTGTTTGAACACAGGTCAGAGCCTGAGACGTAGCTGTGACCGGGGCGAGACTGACCTGGGCTGTTTAATCCGATGACATTCTCACCAAATTAAAATGCTCTCTAACAGGGTGTGCACACTGTACTGTTTCGGAGCAAAACGGTGGAGAAATTTGTGTACgtggggtgaggggtgcagaAGCCCAGCGTCCTGGCGTAGCTTCTAATTAGAGGTTACTTTCGTCAAATCAACGAGcctctttgtttctctggagTCATGCCTTCCGATGCAGTCCAGGAGCTTTGTACCCTAGTTCTTCTTCCTACACATCACACTGCCTCTGAGACTCTCGTTTTCCTTGAAGATGAACATGTACGTGCTGTAAAAGACAAGATATTGCCAAATCCGTGTAACACATTTGCAGTGTGATCCGCTCTCTTATTTAAGGATCGTTAGGAACTGGAGCAGcctaatgaaattgaaatcaCCAGGCAAAGCCGAATGAGTAGGAGTCAACTTATTTTAGGAACTACACACTAAGACACTGCTCAGAGGAGCTCAGCGAAACCATCAGCCTGGGTGACACCATAGAGGGACAGCCCTCGCAGAAGTGTCCCTTTTTCCCAGGGATCATGGGTGCCGCGCCGCTCAGGCCAGAGGCCAGTGTCAGCCCCTCAAATAATCAGCCGCCTCATGAGatttggagagggggagggaaaggcacGTTTTTGAGGTACAAGGCAGGGAAcagtttagaaaaagaaaaccaggcaGTGGGGATGTTTGCACACTAGCATTTCACCGCATCTCATGCAAAGAGATTTCGAGATTTGCAACTGGACCATCTGATGCCGTAAAGAGCTAGGAACACATCTTTCCCAGCCTTAGAAGAAAGAGAGTCACCTCAGTGTCACCTCTGAGGACGCACCTCCTGCCCCAGGCTGCTTCCTTTGCCCCCAGATGGACACGGCAGGCTAGCAGCCGGGTCAGAAAACAACGGTGACCTCCAGTCGCAGCGGTGAGAGTATCTGGGATGCGCTTCCCCCACACCTGGAGCCTGGGGACTCACGCTCCCTCCCCTTGCTACTTGCCCCCTCCGCCCACTCGGCTCCTGGGGTTGCTGCAGGGGCCACTCGAGGGGGCAGATGTGGTGAAGAGCATTTCTTTGCTGCTGGCGGGGGACAACATCCTTCCTTCTCACAGCCTTACACACACGATACACTCTCAGTTTGGCCCCACCCTTCGCAAGTCACAAGGTGCCTCCACGTCTGTTATCTTGGTCCCTGCAtactggggaggaggtggggctcGGGCAGTACAGTTTacagtggagaaaagagaagctcAGAAAATGCAGGCGATTTGCCCAAGTTCCCAAAGATAAAGGAGAATTCAGGCCAAAACTTAAACCTAGTCCTCTAGGGAGAGCAAACCTAGTCCTCTTTCTACCATTCGGAGGAAATCCAACCTTTGCTCCAAGTTAATCTGAAGTTTCTCACTCACTGCAGAACCAAAAATGCAGGTGGatctagaagaaaagaaacaggtggAAATGGCCCCTGGTATTAAGGAGACACATTTTTATGAACAGATCAGCGAATTGTAAATGTTCACGGCAGTCCAGCTGGAACTCCTGGTCCGCACTGTATGGGGGCTGTGGAATCAGAGCGGATTTTCCGCGGGAGGGAGGTTTGCCGCTAGGAGCGTCCATGTGCAGCATCCGGTGAAACCAGAGCGGATGGCGCACGTCAGAAATGTAGTTTccgtggggggggaaatggagacaaccgtacttgaacaacaataaaaaatgtggaaaaaaatttttttaatgtatttttccttttcattttatcttcagtTCCTTGGAGGAAGCTGGCACCCACGGTGCCGTGGAGACAAACCTGGCTTGCTTCCGGGGAAGTTCttccctcccgtcccctcccccGTGGGTGTCCCAGTGAGGCTTCCTGACCGGAAGACTGACGGGAGGCCTGGGTGTGGCATTTTCTGAATAACGCACGCAGACGTGtgggtttttgttggtttttttccaGGGTCGGCAGACACCTGATCCCCTGCAGCCTCTGCCGGACAACCAAGAAAACTCTGTGGCGCTGACTCAGCTGCCGGACACTTTTGCCGAGGCCGTGGGGCACGCGATGCCGATTCTGTCCCCTGCGACCCCAGCGTGAGGCCTCGGTTCCTGTGGCACCGGCGTGTCCTCTGCCCTGCCGCAGGATGTCTGGCGCTGCCTCCTCGTCTGTGTCCTCGGGAAATGCGGAGAACGGAACTTTCCTCGAGCTGTTCCCCACGTCCCTGTCCACCTCGGTGGACCCGTCCCCCGGCCACCTCTCCAATGTCTACATCTACGTGTCCATGTTCCTCAGCCTCTTAGCGTTTCTGCTCCTGCTTTTAATCATTGCTCTGCAGAGGCTGAAGAACATcatctcctccagctcctcccgcCCGGAGTGCCCCAGCGAGGGTGGCAGCTCCCTCACCAACCTGGAGGTCTGCAGTATTTCCTCCCAAAGGTCCACTTTCTCCAGCCTCTCCTCGTGATGCACACGGAAGAGCCCTTGCCTGCTGTAGCAGCTTAGGGTGTCCCTAATGGGGGGTGTCGCCACGGGAGAGAAAGGACCATTCTATTGTTGTCATCCAAGCAGACCTGTTTCTGCGCCTTCGCCCACCACTTCCTTGACCATTCACGGTCCTTTTCCGTTGTGAACGGAGACGCCGAGGCTGACGAATGGGTGCAAACCTCTGGGGTAGAATCACACACAGAGCACAGGGCGAACCCAGAGCGCGTGTCTAGGAGGTCAAGTTCATTCCATTCTGCTGGACACCTTGATGCAGAAGTCACCAGAGGGGCCTTGCAGTGGGTGCTGGGTGCGGAACCTGCCTTTCGTTCTCGTACAAAACTAGGAAGCCCACGGAACCAGCAGAAACGGACACAATGAAGCCAGAGTTAATGACAAGATATTTTCCATATGTAAAAGGTAAAGGGGAAAcaccaaatgtttaaaaaagaaaccaatgtAGATTTAATGTGTCACATTTCTAAAACTGGAGGCAAAACTCTGCGAAATGTTTCCTTCAACGTCACTTTGGCAAAGGAGAATGGCACTTACTGGCGAATGAAGTCGTACCGGGAAACATCTGGGGCAGTTTAACTGTCAACGGTGAGGCAGTGCTGTGTTCGTGTTACGATTCAGTTTGTAATGTATGAGTGTTTCTTCCCCTTGTGGAGTCTCCCCTCTCACAGCCCTAACGCCGGGCAGGGCGGCATTCTTTGGGAAACCACTGTCACTATCGCTGCGAGAGGCACCCGGCGGGAAACCAAGAAGCTGTGGTTTTCTACCTGTGCCACCGTCAGCAGGAACTAAGCCTCTGGAGGATGGGCATTTGGTTGTGGGGTGTTTTTGCACAGTAGTAACGCCCGGCAGCCACGCAGGTCCCTTCATTCAGCTTCCTGGTCTGTGTCGTTTTAGTGCAGAATCACAAGAAGGCACCGAAGTGTTGGACGTTGGCTCACTCTCATCAGGTGGCAAAACTTAGCAACGATGTTGCTAACGTACGTGGCCAGGATATATACCACGACTGTCACGTGTCCCTGGTGATCAGCTGCTGTGTGGTAGCGTGATACTCTGCTCGAGGATTCCAGGACACGGGTTTGCAGTAAATGTTACAGATACCCAAGCTGTGCGGCTGCTGGGAGCTGAGTGGCCCTGGGACCTCCCACCCGGTGGCCAGCCCCGCCCATCTGAATGCAAGGGCTTGTCCTTGAACATGGATGTGCACCTGAGCGCTCACAAGGAATGCGGAGGGACAGAGCTGCCCTtagaagcaaaacaaagcaaacgaACTACGGCTTCTTGAGAGTGAgcagtttaatttaattttaaaaggaaatggcCCACGGCATATACACGGAGCTCGTCCAGCCTGCAGAGcccactgccccctccaccccccacgtGGCCTGTCCTCCCCGGGCAGCCAGATCGCTCCTGTTCGGTCCGTTTACCAGTCTTAAGAGCTGGTGCTGCGACAAGCCTTTTGGACCAACGGTGCAGCCACCACACTACCCAGCGCCTGGAACGGGATGAAGAACGCACCACTTCACAGGGGAGCGTGCGCTTGCCATTCTCAAACGCTAAGAGGGGCGAGGACCGGTGATGGACAGTGGGTTTCTTTTCCTTAATCCCCAGCCTCACTGAAGTCAGACCACGTGGAACTATGTCTGCACCagaaagccccccccccccgccccactgtGAGACCTGCAGACAGTCGCTGCCCTGAAGAGGACAGTAAGTGAACACTGTGCCCCTTCGGCCACTTGAAGTCCGGCCAGGTGCTGAGTGCCATCAAACGCTGGGCTCAGGGAACTCTGCGTGGGGGTCGCCACCATGCTCTCTGCGTGCACAGGCACAGCGCCTACTCAGAAGAGGGGCACACACCCCCGCACTCCCCATTCGAAGCTGTGTGACAGCCACGTGGGGTCACAGACGCATCCAGGTGACCACTTCTTTGATTAATCGTGTGCTATTTTGGTCACTGAGGAAGAAAGGGCACGgatgaagtgatttttaaagataaagggacAAGTTTGCCAGCACAATCGGGGTATTATCTGTTCTGAGGGGTAACTTTATTCTGCCCTGAAAATAAAGGTGTTTTTAAACATTCCTGCaggcacagcccctccctcctcttccccggTGGTTCTCGCTCTCAAAGGTACGTGCAGAGATTAGGGGCCACAGTCAGAGATGCAAACGAGGACCTGTCGTTCGGACTTGCCGGGGTAACAGATCATATGACTGGAGATGAACACCTGCCCCATCAGAAAGGTTGGGAGACTGGGCTATGAATAAAGAAG is a genomic window containing:
- the SERTM1 gene encoding serine-rich and transmembrane domain-containing protein 1, with amino-acid sequence MSGAASSSVSSGNAENGTFLELFPTSLSTSVDPSPGHLSNVYIYVSMFLSLLAFLLLLLIIALQRLKNIISSSSSRPECPSEGGSSLTNLEVCSISSQRSTFSSLSS